In a genomic window of Malassezia japonica chromosome 4, complete sequence:
- a CDS encoding RING-type E3 ubiquitin transferase (BUSCO:EOG092614ZG; COG:O; EggNog:ENOG503NV00) produces MSGPSTQAGNETFGRFQEVDSFQVEPAQDEWSDAEVQHDVRISFGIVHLFRTLADDVGGAGDTEPPPADDEEAIGTILCMLSVPVAMTVSSLLDFVEPALEAIQNIRIVRHVDQDSNIVLFKFRDALDAEEFYKMYNCRPFQALDSSAKCRLVYVTGVTATGAAEMPHAYPLLTHTEPWPVITAPEAERNASLRPLLPSENAPLRAAAYELPTCPVCLERLDASVSGLVTGVCQHTFHCDCLQRWVDSRCPVCRYSQTRAGGLPRDESSSSLATTTRSSCCQQCGTSSDLWVCLICANVGCGRYKEGHAQQHFAETGHLYSLELETQRVWDYAGDGYVHRLIQSKTDGKLVELPSASDVTAAMPERLWNARYPAHTHDSMHEADTAFGHAREHRSATPGDMELLDEKMRALGLEYSNMILSQLDSQRVYYEGLLSVARSERIPREENERIREEVALLREQCAAAEARSAELQAEVARCNAQATRYETQLRRALESARTLKQERDEEKSVSDGLYQHVQKLQTEQKSLQSRVAELSEELRDLMFFVSARDKIEEADKVLPAESALHGGTVSLPEPEPASKPRKGKQRRP; encoded by the exons ATGTCGGGGCCCAGCACACAGGCTGGAAACGAGACCTTTGGGCGATTTCAGGAGGTCGACTCCTTCCAAGTGGAGCCCGCCCAGGACGAGTGGAGCGatgccgaggtgcagcacgacgtgcgcatCTCGTTCGGCATCGTGCACCTcttccgcacgctcgcaGACGATgtgggcggcgcaggagaTACAGAGCCACCACCTGCagacgacgaagaggcgaTTGGCACCATCCTGTGCATGCTGTCTGTGCCCGTGGCCATGACCGTATCGAGCCTGCTGGACTTTGTCGagcctgcgctcgaggccatCCAGAACATACGCATTGTTCG CCATGTCGACCAGGACAGCAATATCGTCCTGTTCAAGTTCCGCGACGCACTCGACGCGGAAGAATTTTACAAGATGTACAACTGCCGGCCGTTTCAGGCACTCGAT TCGTCGGCCAAGTGCCGCCTCGTGTACGTCACCGGTGTGACAGCGACCGGTGCCGCGGAAATGCCGCACGCCTACCCTCTTTTGACGCACACCGAGCCATGGCCGGTGATTACCGCACCGGAAGCCGAGCGcaacgcgtcgctgcggccgctgcTCCCAAGCGAgaacgcgccgctgcgcgcggcggcgtacgAGCTGCCTACGTGCCCCGTCtgtctcgagcgcctcgatgcgAGCGTCTCTGGGCTAGTGACGGGCGTCTGCCAGCACACCTTTCACTGCGACTGTCTCCAGCGGTGGGTCGATAGCCGCTGCCCGGTCTGCCGCTACTcgcagacgcgcgcgggcgGCCTTCCCCGCGACGAGTCATCGTCGTCACTCGCGACAACGACGCGCTCTTCGTGCTGCCAGCAATGCGGCACGTCTTCGGATCTGTGGGTGTGCCTCATTTGTGCCAACGTCGGGTGCGGGCGGTACAAGGAAGGCCACGCACAGCAGCACTTTGCCGAGACCGGGCACCTGTACagtctcgagctcgagacaCAGCGCGTGTGGGACTATGCCGGAGACGGATACGTGCACCGGCTGATCCAGAGCAAGACGGATggcaagctcgtcgagctgccgtcggcctcggacgTGACGGCCGCGATGCCCGAGCGCTTGTGGAACGCACGCTACCCTGCACACACGCACGACTCGATGCACGAAGCGGATACCGCGTTCGGacatgcgcgcgagcaccgcagcgcgacgccgggcgacATGGAGCTCTTGGACGAAAAgatgcgtgcgctcggcctcgagtACTCCAACATGATCCTGTCGCAGCTCGACTCGCAGCGCGTGTACTACGAGGGTCTCTTGTCTGTCGCGCGCTCCGAGCGCATCCCCCGCGAGGAGAATGAACGGATACGCGAAGaggtcgcgctcctccgcgagcagtgcgccgcggccgaggcacgcagcgccgagctccaAGCCGAAGTCGCGCGGTGCAACGCGCAAGCCACGCGCTACGagacgcagctgcgccgcgcgctcgagtctgcgcgcacgctcaagCAAGAGCGTGACGAGGAGAAGAGTGTATCCGATGGGCTCTACCAACACGTACAGAAGCTCCAGACGGAGCAAAAGTCACTCCAGTCGcgtgtcgccgagctgAGCGAAGAGCTGCGCGATCTCATGTTCTtcgtctcggcgcgcgacaaGATCGAGGAGGCCGACAAGGTCCTGCCTGCGGAGAGTGCACTACATGGTGGCACTGTGTCCCTccccgagcccgagcccgcgAGCAAGCCACGGAAAGgcaagcagcgccgtcCGTAG
- the MET14 gene encoding adenylyl-sulfate kinase (COG:F; EggNog:ENOG503NW9X), with amino-acid sequence MATNITFHPGTVTYEERSQLLNQQGVTIWLTGLSASGKSTIATALEQHLLHLKKSAYRLDGDNIRFGLNKDLGFSPKDREENIRRISEVSLLFASSTSITITSFISPYKADRDFARELHAKHNPPLPFVEVFVDASIEECEKRDPKGLYKKAKAGEIKEFTGISAPYEAPAQPEIHIDADKTSVEDSVAQIVRYLQEKQYLKL; translated from the exons ATGGCGACCAACATCACCTTCCACCCCGGCACTGTGACCTACGAGGAGCGCTCTCAGCTCCTGAACCAGCAAGGCGTGACGATCTGGCTTACGGGTCTCTCTGCGTCGGGTAAGTCGACGATCGCGACGGCTCTTGAGCAGCACCTGCTGCACCTCAAGAAGTCGGCCTACCGTCTGGATGGTGACAACATCCGCTTTGGCCTGAACAAGGACCTTGGCTTTTCGCCCAAGGACCGTGAGGAGAACATCCGCCGCATCTCGGAGGTGTCTCTTCTGTTCGcttcgtcgacgtcgatcACGATCACCTCGTTCATCTCGCCGTACAAGGCCGACCGTGactttgcgcgcgagctgcacgcgaAGCACAACCCTCCCCTGCCCTTCGTGGAAGTTTTTGTGGACGCCAGTATTGAGGAGtgcgagaagcgcgaccCCAAGGGTCTGTACAaaaaggccaaggcggGCGAGATCAAGG AGTTTACTGGCATTTCGGCCCCCTACGAGGCGCCTGCCCAGCCCGAGATCCACATCGACGCCGACAAGACCTCGGTCGAGGACAGCGTTGCGCAGATCGTGCGCTACCTGCAGGAGAAGCAGTACCTCAAGCTCTAA
- the IKS1 gene encoding putative serine/threonine-protein kinase iks1 (TransMembrane:4 (o322-339i463-480o486-505i512-529o); EggNog:ENOG503NXZF; COG:T), which translates to MFGHGSPVQDNSWFVEEADEAVHTAPNYFRLLSESANTTADVSLESTQVPVDMPGVSRLSADATNPGYYERFFHELARLGRGSRGTVFLCQHILNGHPLGRYAVKKIPVGDYSESLLRSLSEVHLMESLHHPNVIHYKHAWVEMAQLSPFSPSVPTLHVLMMAANGGSLADWIAARAGDSDSEDAPSASPRVHRLKAEFRQRRAAAARRGGEAPRARAGVHLLREDEIVQLMRDITRGLGFLHDKGILHLDIKPGNVLLHWDDDALLPSAMLSDFGSSQHLQDAWQRTRTGHTGTLEYMAPEAVVRDARTGALAELSSKADVWSLGILFHLLIFFEIPYSQFDDVEQLRAEIATFQNLSQSIRDRGLGMRSAMIHPLLTSLLSDMLQVDPHKRPTCATILRTLEQYGTETMDAAAADTPPAPRTRRRMSRGALEAPVLPVPQPAEAPRVRVERPALHDTHRSVLAVLVVFGQLVVLDAALDRRPAYGWLRYLVWLLCLAQVALCTSPRHDPGLALGALLSVLAVLFMFFL; encoded by the exons ATGTTTGGCCATGGCTCACCTGTACAAGACAACTCGTGGTTCGTCGaagaggccgacgaggcggtgcacACAGCGCCAAACTACTTTCGCCTCCTCTCCGAGTCAGCGAATACGACCGCCGACGTGTCGCTCGAGAGCACACAGGTGCCGGTAGACATGCCGGGCGTGTCGCGTCTGAGTGCCGACGCAACGAACCCCGGCTACTACGAACGCTTCTTTCACGAactcgctcgcctcggtcgcggATCGCGCGGCACCGTGTTCCTGTGCCAGCACATTTTGAACGGCCATCCGCTCGGGCGCTATGCGGTGAAAAAGATTCCAGTGGGTGACTATAG CGAGAGtctgctgcgctcgctgaGCGAAGTGCACCTGATGGAGTCGCTGCACCACCCCAACGTGATCCACTACAAGCATGCAT GGGTCGAAATGGCGCAGCTGAGTCCGTTTTCGCCGAGCGTTCCTACGCTGCATGTGCTGATGATGGCGGCCAACGGCGGGAGCCTTGCCGACTggatcgcggcgcgcgccggcgataGTGATAGCGAAGATGCGccgtccgcctcgccgcgcgtccACCGCCTCAAGGCCGAGTtccggcagcggcgtgcagccgcggcgcggcgcggtggcgaggcgccccgggcgcgcgccggtgtCCATCTCCTGCGCGAAGATGAAATCGTGCAGCTGATGCGCGATATTACGCGTGGCCTCGGCTTTCTCCACGACAAAGGCATCCTGCACTTGGACATTAAG CCGGGCAATGTACTCTTGCACTGGGATGATGACGCGCTCTT ACCCTCGGCGATGCTGAGCGACTTTGGGTCTTCGCAGCACCTGCAGGATGCGTGGCAGCGAACGCGCACGGGCCACACTGGCACGCTCGAGTACATGGCCCCCGAGGCGGTCGTGCGTGACGCGCGGACCGgggcgctggccgagctaTCGAGCAAGGCGGATGTGTGGTCGCTGG gcaTCCTGTTTCACCTACTCATCTTTTTCGAGATTCCCTACTCGCAGTtcgacgacgtcgagcagctgcgtgcaGAGATTGCCACGTTTCAAAACCTCTCGCA GAGCATCCGTgaccgcggcctcggcatgCGGTCGGCCATGATCCACCCCCTCCTTACGAGCCTCTTGTCGGACATGCTCCAAGTCGACCCCCACAAGCGGCCGACATGTGCCACGAttctgcgcacgctcgagcagtaTGGCACCGAGACAATG gacgccgccgcagccgatacgccgcctgcgccgcgcacgcgccgccgcatgtcgcgcggtgcgctcgaggccccTGTGCTGCCCGTGCCCCAGCCGGcagaggcgccgcgcgtccgtgtcgagcgccccgcgctgcacgaTACCCACCGCAGCGTACTGGCCGTGCTCGTGGTCTTTGGCCAGCTCGTCGTTctggacgccgcgctggacCGCCGCCCTGCGTATGGGTGGCTGCGCTACCTGGTATGGCTGTtgtgcctcgcgcaggtcgcccT CTGTACATCCCCCCGTCACGACCCtggcctggcgctcggcgcgttgCTGAGCGTGTTGGCGGTCCTCTTTATGTTCTTCTTGTAG
- a CDS encoding uncharacterized protein (EggNog:ENOG503PKFE; COG:K): MSPPPSRVSGQNTIRLNWAEMICYTISESPGGRLVIQDLFEGMCHKFPDIREWAAGKDWEARVKNRIKSTLSIKGNLFVKVPRPSNASGKGSWWTLSAEAQGAYRQGRVAEAVRGQNTSNNSSSLGSVGTHGKHYGQSHRMSPVAIGPNSGREQPMQVTHNGQMGYPQPTTPSLERASTLPVSFDYDQTSPVMTDKLTSSSYPGGHSMQSIDAVVSPVLSNTTTGYAPMNSAVSDGSMSQTTIGSPGTPVSLYANSPAMAGMQPSSYPLSYGQGMGPMNAAQNLPFTSNPQAPMGHTISQPIPFLSHGQDMQLPLNLLNDHSAQQFGSDVSQSVDDSAFANMLGRSLQDQRPLYPNSNGMQGVDTQDRRSMSAFSSPNSFVDNMNPGMDSGIPALSLQALANLDARTLSSTLGSLSNESMFDLNKSQPSSATSLNFPGMQGQGLMYGNTEDNLPMLPQL; encoded by the coding sequence ATGTCTCCACCCCCGAGCCGCGTATCGGGTCAGAACACCATCCGCCTGAACTGGGCCGAGATGATCTGCTACACTATCTCCGAGAgccccggcggccgctTGGTGATCCAAGACCTCTTTGAAGGTATGTGCCACAAGTTTCCCGATATCCGCGAATGGGCTGCCGGAAAGGACTGGGAAGCTCGTGTGAAGAACCGCATCAAATCCACCTTGTCCATCAAGGGAAACCTGTTTGTCAAGGTCCCACGCCCTTCGAATGCGAGTGGCAAGGGCAGCTGGTGGACGCTcagtgccgaggcgcaagGTGCTTATCGCCaggggcgcgtcgccgaggcagTCCGTGGGCAAAACACGAGCAACAACTCGAGCAGTTTGGGGAGCGTGGGCACACATGGTAAGCACTATGGCCAATCGCACCGCATGAGCCCTGTCGCGATAGGGCCGAACAGCGGACGCGAACAGCCGATGCAGGTGACCCACAATGGCCAAATGGGCTATCCCCAGCCGACTACGCCGTCGCTGGAACGCGCGTCTACGCTGCCTGTGTCGTTTGACTACGATCAAACGTCCCCAGTGATGACAGACAAGCTCACTTCCAGCTCCTATCCGGGTGGCCACTCGATGCAATCGATCGATGCGGTTGTATCGCCGGTCCTTTCCAATACCACGACAGGCTATGCTCCAATGAACAGTGCCGTGAGCGATGGGTCGATGTCGCAAACGACGATCGGATCGCCTGGCACGCCAGTCTCTCTGTATGCAAACTCGCCTGCGATGGCAGGTATGCAGCCTTCTTCCTATCCATTGAGCTATGGCCAAGGCATGGGCCCCATGAATGCAGCGCAGAACTTGCCTTTTACAAGCAACCCGCAAGCTCCGATGGGACACACAATCAGCCAGCCGATCCCCTTCCTCAGTCATGGCCAAGACATGCAATTGCCCCTGAATCTACTCAATGATCACTCTGCACAGCAATTTGGATCTGACGTCTCGCAATCCGTGGACGATTCTGCATTTGCCAACATGCTGGGCCGCTCCTTGCAGGACCAACGCCCGCTGTACCCCAACAGCAACGGTATGCAGGGTGTGGACACGCAGGACCGCCGCAGCATGAGCGCTTTTTCGTCTCCAAACAGCTTCGTGGACAATATGAATCCAGGCATGGACTCGGGTATCCCCGCGCTCTCCTTGCAAGCCCTGGCGAATCTTGATGCACGCACGCTCAgctcgacgctcggctcgcTTAGTAACGAGTCGATGTTCGACCTGAACAAGTCGCagccgagcagcgcaacgaGCCTCAACTTTCCCGGGATGCAGGGCCAAGGCTTAATGTATGGGAACACCGAAGACAACCTGCCCATGCTGCCACAGCTCTGA
- the CDC48 gene encoding AAA ATPase cdc48 (EggNog:ENOG503NWIH; COG:O): protein MVEDHNTQPQDDMKDTSMAILRGKKSPNRLFVEEATTDDNSVACLSPAKMEELGLFRGDTILIRGKKRRDTVLIVLTDDETEDSKIRLNRVARNNLRVKLGDLVNVHACNDIKYGKRIHVLPFDDSVEGLQGNLFDVYLKPYFLEAYRPVRKGDTFIVRGGMRAVEFKVIETDPAEFCIVAQDTVIHTEGEPVKREDEEANLADVGYDDIGGCRKQMAQIREMVELPLRHPQLFKSIGIKPPRGVLMFGPPGTGKTLMARAVANETGAFFFLINGPEIMSKMAGESESNLRKAFEEAEKNSPAIIFIDEIDSIAPKREKTNGEVERRVVSQLLTLMDGLKARSNIVVMAATNRPNSIDPALRRFGRFDREVDIGIPDPTGRLEILRIHTKNMKLAEDVDLEQIAAETHGYVGSDVASLCSEAAMQQIREKMDLIDLDEDSIDAEVLDSLGVTMENFRFALGVSNPSALRETVVEVPTTTWADIGGLDKVKQELQETVSYPVEHPEKFLKYGMNPSKGVLFYGPPGTGKTLLAKAIAHECQANFISIKGPELLTMWFGESEANVRDVFDKARAAAPCVMFFDELDSIAKSRGGSSGDAGGAGDRVINQILTEMDGMNAKKNVFVIGATNRPEQIDPAILRPGRLDQLIYIPLPNEASRLDILRATLKNSPVASSVDLNFLAKHTHGFSGADLAEVCQRAAKLAIRESIEADMRRENERKARGEDVKMEEDVSQLVDDDPVPEITIAHFEEAMKFARRSVSDADIRRYEMFASTLQQSRGNFGSSSFKFPEGGIDDSNQGGSAPSGDAAPAAPAAFGNDEADDDLYA, encoded by the exons ATGGTTGAAGATCACAACACACAGCCGCAGGACGACATGAAGGACACCTCCATGGCGATCCTGCGCGGCAAGAAGT CCCCCAACCGTCTCTTTGTGGAAGAGGCGACGACGGACGACAACTCGGTCGCGTGCCTGTCGCCTGCCAAGATGGAGGAGCTTGGTCTGTTCCGTGGTGACACGATCCTTATCCGTGGCAAGAAGCGCCGCGATACTGTGCTGATTGTGCTTACGGACGACGAGACGGAAGATTCCAAGATCCGTCTGAACCGTGTCGCGCGGAACAACCTCCGTGTGAAGCTCGGTGACCTGGTGAACGTGCATGCGTGCAACGACATCAAGTACGGCAAGCGGATCCATGTGCTTCCCTTTGACGACAGTGTCGAGGGTCTGCAAGGTAACCTCTTTGACGTGTACCTCAAGCCATACTTCCTCGAGGCCTACCGTCCCGTGCGCAAGGGCGACACCTTTATCGTGCGTGGTGGCATGCGTGCCGTCGAGTTCAAGGTGATTGAGACGGACCCTGCCGAGTTTTGTATCGTGGCTCAGGACACGGTGATCCACACTGAAGGCGAGCCCGTGaagcgcgaggacgaggaggcaAACCTTGCCGACGTTGGCTACGACGACATTGGTGGCTGCCGCAAGCAGATGGCTCAGATCCGTGAGATGGTCGAGCTCCCGCTGCGTCACCCCCAGCTGTTCAAGAGCATTGGTATCAAGCCTCCCCGTGGTGTGCTCATGTTCGGTCCGCCTGGTACCGGTAAGACGCTCATGGCGCGTGCTGTGGCGAACGAGACGGGTGCCTTTTTCTTCCTGATCAACGGTCCCGAGATCATGAGCAAGATGGCCGGTGAGTCGGAGTCAaacctgcgcaaggcctTTGAGGAGGCCGAGAAGAACTCGCCTGCGATCATCTTTatcgacgagatcgactCGATTGCGCCGAAGCGTGAAAAGACGAACGGtgaggtcgagcgccgtgtcgtGTCGCAGCTGCTTACGCTCATGGACGGCCTCAAGGCGCGCTCCAACATTGTCGTGATGGCCGCGACGAACCGCCCCAACTCGATCGaccctgcgctgcgccgctttgGCCGCTTTGACCGCGAGGTGGACATTGGTATCCCCGACCCTACTGGCCGTCTCGAGATCCTCCGGATCCACACCAAGAACAtgaagctcgccgaggatgtcgacctcgagcagatTGCTGCGGAGACGCACGGCTACGTCGGTTCGGACGTGGCCTCGCTCTGCTCGGAGGCTGCCATGCAGCAGATCCGTGAAAAGATGGACCTgatcgacctcgacgaggactcgatcgacgccgaggttctcgactcgctcggcgtTACGATGGAAAACTTCCGcttcgcgctcggcgtgtcgaacccctcggcgctgcgcgagacggtGGTCGAGGTGCCGACCACGACGTGGGCCGACATTGGTGGCCTCGACAAGGTCAAGCAGGAGCTGCAAGAGACCGTGTCGTACCCCGTGGAGCACCCCGAAAAGTTCCTCAAGTACGGCATGAACCCCTCCAAGGGTGTTTTGTTCTATGGTCCCCCGGGTACTGGTAAGACGCTTTTGGCCAAGGCCATTGCGCACGAGTGCCAGGCCAACTTTATCTCGATCAAGGGCCCTGAGCTGCTCACCATGTGGTTCGGTGAGTCGGAGGCCaacgtgcgcgacgtctttgacaaggcgcgcgccgctgcgccttgtGTCATGTTCtttgacgagctcgactcgatcgccaagtcgcgcggcggctcgtcgggtgacgcgggcggcgcgggcgaccgTGTGATTAACCAGATCCTGACCGAGATGGACGGTATGAACGCCAAGAAGAACGTCTTTGTCATTGGCGCGACCAACCGCCCCGAGCAGATCGACCCTGCGATCCTACGCCCGGGCCGTCTCGACCAGCTGATCTACATTCCCCTCCCGAACGAGGCCTCGCGCCTCGATATCctgcgtgcgacgctcaAGAACTCGCCCGttgcgtcgagcgtcgaccTCAACTTCCTCGCGAAGCACACGCACGGTTTCTCGGGtgccgacctcgccgaggtgtGCCAGCGTGCCGCCAAGCTCGCGATCCGCGAGTCGATCGAGGCGGacatgcgccgcgagaacgagcgcaaggcgcgcggtGAGGACGTCAAGATGGAGGAGGACGTctcgcagctcgtcgacgacgacccCGTGCCGGAGATCACCATTGCCCACTTTGAGGAGGCAATGAAgtttgcgcgccgctccgtCTCAGACGCCGACATCCGGCGCTACGAGATGTTTGCCTCGACTCTCCAGCAGAGCCGCGGCAACTTTGGCAGCAGCAGCTTCAAGTTCCCCGAGGGCGGTATCGACGACTCGAACCAGGGtggcagcgcgccgagcggcgacgcggcgccggctgcaCCGGCCGCTTTCGGcaacgacgaggcggacgacgacctgTATGCCTAA
- a CDS encoding uncharacterized protein (EggNog:ENOG503NZRD; COG:B; COG:D), whose protein sequence is MTSTENAHASKDAKVELDEAARLFALKKYESASDVLAEALETLRDTYGEDAPELAPVLHQYGRALLEHVIEVSGALGGGGTADPGVQDDEPSLPHDGRFSFVGDAEDAEGVEPKASGKRKAAAEPDEEEEPEDDDDDLGVAFTVLDLSRVIFERILGTSESQPASSKSTGSKSKQTAELKTITGETMDEVALLAELGEVYNDLGDVGLETENFEQASEDYGSSLRVLAPLLAPYSRRLSDAHLRLGLALEFHPNEKRRPEAFGHIEQAAHVLQRRLVELEKDTPSATAEGRVFAEKDNLAALDDDQRRRETRDVKEVLKDLEVKLDEMKAAPTPALKEDGKPQNPELETAIRDAFLNAAQSALGESVTSAAKDQPVNDLSARVKRKKKN, encoded by the exons ATGACGTCCACCGAAaacgcgcacgcgtcgaAGGACGCGAAAGtcgagctggacgaggcTGCTCGCCTGTTTGCCTTGAAGAAGTACGAGTCCGCGTCGGATGTGCTTGCCGAGGCCCTCGAGACACT GCGCGACACCTATGGCGAAGACGCGCcggagctcgcgccggtCCTGCACCAGtacggccgcgcgctgctcgagcatgtAATTGAAGTCTCGGGTGCActgggcggcggtggcACGGCTGACCCTGGTGTGCAGGACGATGAGCCGTCGCTGCCCCACGATGGCCGCTTCAGCTTTGTCGGCGATGCGGAGGACGCCGAGGGGGTTGAGCCCAAGGCGAGTGGCAAGCGCAAGGCTGCCGCTGagccggacgaggaggaagagccggaagacgacgacgacgacctcggTGTCGCCTTCACTGTGCTGGACCTGTCGCGTGTTATATTCGAGCGGATTCTCGGCACGTCCGAGAGCCAGCCCGCCTCGTCCAAGAGCACGGGCAGCAAGTCAAAGCAGACGGCTGAGCTCAAGACCATCACAGGCGAGACGATGGACGaggtcgcgctccttgcggaGCTGGGCGAAGTGTATAACGATCTGGGCGATGTTGGGCTCGAAACAG AAAACTTTGAGCAGGCCTCGGAGGACTACGGTTCGTCGCTGCGTGtactcgcgccgctcctcgcgccCTATTCGCGCCGCTTGTCGGatgcgcacctgcgcctcggcctcgcacTCGAATTCCACCCCAACGAGAAGCGCCGCCCCGAGGCGTTCGGCCACATTGAGCAagccgcgcacgtcctgcagcgccgtctTGTGGAGCTAGAGAAGGACACGCCCTCTGCCACGGCCGAAGGCCGCGTGTTTGCAGAGAAGGATAACCTGGCCGCGCTCGATGACGaccagcgccggcgcgagacgcgcgacgtgaaAGAAGTGCTGAAGGATCTCGAGGTCAAG ctcgacgagatgAAGGCGGCGCCTACGCCCGCTCTCAAAGAGGACGGCAAACCGCAGAATCCCGAGCTGGAAACCGCGATCCGCGACGCATTCCTCAATGCTGCGCAGTCGGCCCTCGGCGAGTCGGTCACGAGCGCGGCCAAGGACCAGCCCGTGAACGACCTCAGCGCACGGGTCAAGCGCAAGAAGAAGAACTGA
- a CDS encoding uncharacterized protein (EggNog:ENOG503NYEK; COG:S), whose amino-acid sequence MRDEYSAFLTWLREQGAQFPDGVYFADDDVTGPGLFSKDDIPSDQCIMAIPHTLIMHPATSKARITAALGYEDEQKTLVMRDWILLDLVLHRLLDGKKSHVAGDLLQHAPYVRILPAAFGTPLECKPSEITLLDGTSLFNGTMHRLQKTSDAAERSKAWLAAACAVPRLASDPAAVILRTALASDWLSLWRWADDVYGSRSFPASFAGWAVPPASHEPVLIPGIDSINHMRAYPVTWEYEEVDDTMPWMLEDESDGVREPILERVREYRQVLLRKGVQWTQSKLDQILDELEALGYTL is encoded by the exons ATGCGCGACGAGTACAGTGCGTTTCTCACAtggctgcgcgagcagggTGCACAATTTCCGGATGGGGTGTATTTTGCGGATG ATGATGTGACGGGGCCCGGGCTCTTTAGCAAGGACGACATACCAAGCGACCAATGCATCATGGCCATTCCGCATACGCTGATCATGCATCCTGCGACGTCCAAGGCGCGCATCACAGCAGCACTGGGCTACGAGGATGAGCAAAAGACGCTTGTCATGCGTGACTGGATCCTTCTGGATCTGGTGCTTCACCGCCTCTTGGATGGAAAAAAATCGCACGTTGCAGGTGACCTTTTGCAGCACGCTCCCTATGTTCGCATTCTACCTGCCGCATTCGGCACGCCCCTCGAGTGTAAGCCCTCCGAGATTACTCTTTTGGATGGGACATCGTTGTTTAATGGCACAATGCATCGCCTGCAGAAGACGAGCGATGCGGCGGAACGAAGCAAGGCATGGCTCGctgcggcctgcgccgtgccgcgtCTCGCCAGCGACCCTGCAGCGGTGATCCTCCGTACTGCGCTAGCATCCGATTGGCTTTCTCTTTGGCGCTGGGCGGACGACGTCTACGGGAGTCGGAGCTTCCCTGCGTCCTTTGCAGGATGGGCAGTGCCTCCTGCGTCGCACGAGCCTGTGCTGATCCCTGGCATCGACTCGATTAACCACATGCGCGCGTACCCCGTGACGTGGGAGTAT GAGGAGGTCGACGACACCATGCCGTGGATGCTGGAGGATGAGTCCGATGGTGTGCGCGAGCCCATTCTCGAGAGAGTACGCGAGTATCGCCAAG TATTGCTCCGCAAGGGTGTACAGTGGACGCAGAGCAAACTGGACCAGATCTTGGACGAGTTGGAAGCCCTTGGATATACCCTATAA
- the dpm2 gene encoding Dolichol phosphate-mannose biosynthesis regulatory protein (COG:O; TransMembrane:2 (i7-29o49-72i); EggNog:ENOG503P564): protein MALSDRLIGGTCLAVAVFVFVYYTLWALISPFFPDDSSIHGYFPPRVWAVRLPALLLVLGLGVIGAFVGSVMRKQAIARKEKEARKGA, encoded by the exons atg GCGCTTTCCGATCGGCTCATTGGTGGCACCTGCCTGGCCGTTGCGGTCTTTGTCTTTGTATACTATACGCTGTGGGCGCTGATCTCG CCCTTCTTCCCCGACGATTCCTCGATCCACGGCTACTTCCCGCCGCGGGTAtgggccgtgcgcctgccTGCCCTCCTCCTGGTGCTAGGCCTGGGCGTCATTGGTGCATTTGTGGGAAGCGTGATGCGGAAGCAGGCGATTGCGCGcaaggagaaggaggcgcgcaagggCGCCTAA